From Triticum urartu cultivar G1812 unplaced genomic scaffold, Tu2.1 TuUngrouped_contig_6502, whole genome shotgun sequence, a single genomic window includes:
- the LOC125530706 gene encoding transcription factor bHLH123-like — MWNCSAPSSLLLPFSDDYVKCESSNSAPGSAGFDGISRLAADYGHLCHHMSSLQSLPAPALFATRSSESYFGMGDGSAYGGDGRPAAFMHFGYAQTQPPTAATHPVRWTAAGGESETMVCDGSSFSGSKRRKTTTTDSRLQGSSAKPRNTTAAAKAPCKRSQKLGDKITALQQLVSPYGKTDTASVLHEAAACIRNLHDQIQILAAPYPGESGSSSPPSSSRDAGEEPATGLRRRGLCVAPLSPAVVSLVSGAARESDHGRAHADVGGAWFAAL; from the exons ATGTGGAACTGCTCTGCGCCGTCCTCTCTCTTGCTGCCCTTCAGCGACGACTACG TGAAATGTGAGTCCTCTAATTCGGCGCCCGGATCCGCGGGTTTTGACGGAAT AAGCAGGCTCGCCGCCGACTACGGCCATCTCTGCCACCACATGTCGTCGCTTCAGAGCCTTCCGGCGCCGGCTCTCTTCGCCACGCGCAGCTCCGAGAGCTATTTCG GAATGGGAGACGGTTCTGCCTACGGCGGCGATGGCAGGCCTGCTGCGTTCATGCACTTCGGCTACGCCCAGACCCAGCCACCTACTGCTGCTACC CATCCTGTGAGATGGACGGCAGCAGGCGGCGAGAGCGAGACGATGGTCTGTGACGGAAGCAGCTTCAGTGGCTCCAAGAGGCGCAAGACAACGACGACGGACAGCCGGCTGCAGGGCAGCAGCGCAAAGCCAAGAAATACTACAGCAGCTGCCAAG GCGCCGTGCAAGAGGAGCCAGAAGCTGGGGGACAAGATCACCGCGCTGCAGCAGCTGGTCTCCCCCTACGGCAAG ACGGACACCGCGTCGGTTCTCCACGAGGCCGCCGCCTGCATCAGGAACCTTCACGACCAAATCCAG ATCCTGGCCGCGCCCTACCCTGGAGAGAGCGGATCCTcctcgccgccgtcgtcgtcgcgGGATGCCGGAGAAGAGCCCGCGACGGGCCTGCGCCGGCGTGGCCTCTGCGTGGCCCCGCTGTCGCCGGCCGTCGTGAGCCTCGTGTCCGGCGCCGCGCGTGAGAGTGACCACGGCCGCGCGCACGCCGACGTGGGGGGTGCTTGGTTCGCTGCCCTGTAG